A window of Paraburkholderia bryophila contains these coding sequences:
- a CDS encoding J domain-containing protein, translating to MTTSSDNTWPWDALGIESNADERAVRRAYAKLLKQQRPDEDADAFQRLRYAYESALQIVSGNTVVAMPATVSTVSTPTLAVQTVREPDAFESAVQLWQDFVAQPDQLASRRSLEALFGSIVNIPTREELEWQALCHCLNEDTPAELRMNLNAVLGWRDNTAHLRRRNAPIANLALDRVFADEDYNALRLRFMNAMALLEAPSPSIAIGARALLRAGVRTEMEQLLTSLGRYHPSVVRLRLDREKVEFWSSCLKFRIGVGRLLGPALALNAWCGVLFATASLNPASDRLLDQWAPPQFAILLSTLMLALVTLAATSVLLSEPQQQRLRALRSIGWLRYGWIPVWLGTTAAALCEDGNGHSTSMAMITLGVCTIWAALIHGWPSIKRLAILAVANASAFGFVGHWIATDPRAWPMPFAHGVLFAFFISFAQAEWRDWLARRLRLSWVFLPIWFAAFVALIVLLLQREEHSTQFAWALFAVMAAAGGVLEATRWTEMRSAIPAFFRGYVNLFWMVLAVTKPDIVACVSAGLMSIWIIEGVRRRRGLAGNHQK from the coding sequence ATGACTACGAGTTCCGACAACACCTGGCCGTGGGACGCGCTCGGCATCGAATCGAATGCGGATGAGCGCGCGGTGCGCCGTGCCTACGCGAAACTGCTGAAACAGCAACGGCCGGATGAGGATGCCGACGCGTTTCAGCGTCTGCGCTATGCGTATGAGTCGGCGTTGCAGATAGTGAGCGGCAATACGGTTGTGGCGATGCCGGCGACGGTGTCGACGGTCTCGACGCCTACGCTCGCGGTGCAAACCGTCCGCGAACCCGATGCGTTCGAAAGCGCGGTACAACTGTGGCAGGACTTCGTCGCGCAACCCGATCAACTCGCGTCGCGCCGTTCGTTGGAGGCGCTGTTCGGCTCCATCGTCAATATTCCAACGCGCGAAGAACTCGAATGGCAAGCACTGTGCCACTGTCTGAACGAGGACACGCCGGCGGAACTGCGCATGAATCTGAACGCCGTGCTCGGGTGGCGGGACAACACCGCGCATCTGCGCCGGCGCAACGCGCCCATTGCGAATCTCGCACTGGACCGCGTATTCGCCGACGAGGACTACAACGCGCTGCGTTTGCGCTTCATGAACGCGATGGCGCTGCTCGAAGCGCCGTCACCATCCATCGCAATCGGCGCGAGAGCGTTGCTGCGTGCCGGCGTGCGCACGGAGATGGAACAGTTGTTGACCTCGCTGGGCCGCTACCATCCTAGCGTGGTACGGCTGCGGTTGGATCGCGAGAAGGTCGAGTTCTGGAGTAGTTGCCTCAAATTCCGCATCGGTGTGGGCCGTCTGCTGGGTCCGGCGCTCGCGCTGAATGCGTGGTGTGGCGTGCTGTTCGCCACCGCCTCGCTGAATCCCGCAAGCGATCGATTGTTAGATCAATGGGCGCCACCACAATTCGCCATTCTTCTATCGACGCTGATGCTCGCGCTGGTCACCCTCGCCGCGACCAGCGTGCTGCTTTCAGAGCCGCAGCAACAGCGCTTGCGCGCGTTGCGTTCGATCGGCTGGCTGCGCTATGGCTGGATTCCTGTATGGTTAGGCACCACCGCCGCGGCGTTGTGCGAAGACGGCAACGGCCATTCCACCTCGATGGCGATGATCACGCTTGGTGTCTGCACAATCTGGGCTGCGCTGATCCACGGCTGGCCGTCTATCAAGCGGTTGGCGATTCTGGCTGTCGCCAACGCCAGCGCGTTCGGCTTCGTGGGCCACTGGATCGCTACCGACCCGCGTGCATGGCCGATGCCGTTCGCCCATGGCGTGCTGTTCGCGTTCTTCATCTCGTTCGCGCAGGCCGAGTGGCGCGATTGGCTCGCGCGCCGGCTGCGGTTGTCGTGGGTTTTCCTGCCGATCTGGTTTGCGGCCTTCGTCGCGTTGATCGTGCTGCTGTTGCAGCGTGAAGAGCACTCGACTCAGTTCGCGTGGGCGCTTTTTGCGGTGATGGCGGCGGCGGGAGGGGTACTGGAGGCGACTCGCTGGACTGAAATGCGCTCGGCGATACCGGCGTTTTTTCGCGGCTATGTGAATTTGTTCTGGATGGTGCTGGCTGTGACCAAACCGGATATCGTCGCTTGTGTGAGCGCGGGGTTGATGAGTATCTGGATCATCGAGGGTGTCAGGCGGCGACGCGGGTTAGCCGGCAACCACCAAAAATAG
- a CDS encoding VOC family protein, translated as MTILGIEQIIYGVTDLAACRRFFADWGLKEVAHDETHARFETLNGCTVLAVDANDASLPPAFEEGPTLREVTWGVATKVELDALRGRFAGQPGHFETDDAVGCIDPNGMAIRVEVTRKRVLDIHGSPSNVWGQTLRVDQPSTIYERAEPVEVGHVVFFTNQLAEQEKFYQELLGFEMSDRYPGRGAFMRCAPHGGHHDIFLLALPGGKRGLNHVAFTVRDIHEVFGGGMHISRCGWDTQLGPGRHPVSSAYFWYFQNPAGGLIEYYADEDQLTPDWQPRDFEPGPTVFAEWAIDGGIDGNTRRQKNAKAPEGKFMTERKND; from the coding sequence ATGACGATTCTCGGCATTGAACAGATTATTTACGGCGTGACGGATCTGGCCGCCTGCCGCCGCTTTTTCGCGGACTGGGGCTTGAAGGAAGTCGCGCACGACGAAACGCACGCGCGCTTCGAAACGCTGAACGGCTGCACGGTGCTCGCTGTGGACGCGAATGACGCGTCGCTGCCGCCCGCGTTCGAAGAAGGCCCGACGTTGCGCGAAGTGACCTGGGGCGTCGCCACGAAAGTGGAACTCGACGCACTGCGCGGCCGCTTTGCCGGTCAACCGGGTCATTTCGAAACCGACGACGCGGTCGGCTGTATCGACCCGAACGGCATGGCGATTCGCGTCGAAGTGACCCGCAAGCGCGTGCTCGACATTCATGGCTCGCCGTCGAACGTGTGGGGGCAAACCTTGCGCGTCGATCAGCCGTCGACGATTTACGAGCGCGCCGAGCCGGTCGAAGTCGGTCACGTGGTGTTCTTCACCAACCAGCTTGCCGAACAGGAAAAGTTCTATCAGGAACTGCTCGGCTTCGAAATGTCGGACCGCTATCCGGGCCGTGGCGCGTTCATGCGTTGCGCACCGCACGGCGGCCACCACGACATTTTTCTGCTGGCGTTGCCGGGCGGCAAGCGCGGTCTGAATCACGTCGCGTTCACCGTGCGCGATATCCACGAAGTGTTCGGCGGCGGCATGCATATCAGCCGCTGCGGTTGGGATACGCAGCTTGGACCGGGACGTCATCCGGTGTCGTCGGCGTACTTCTGGTACTTCCAGAATCCGGCCGGCGGCCTGATCGAGTACTACGCCGACGAAGATCAACTCACGCCCGACTGGCAGCCGCGCGATTTCGAGCCGGGTCCGACTGTGTTCGCCGAATGGGCGATCGACGGTGGCATCGACGGTAATACGCGGCGGCAGAAAAACGCGAAAGCGCCGGAAGGCAAGTTCATGACGGAGCGGAAAAATGACTGA
- a CDS encoding PAAR domain-containing protein produces MAMKRSYLKVGDKSSAGGTATEGIALMSHHGTQLTFVGATVECPACLSMGKIVPRGPRWAGNLMGKQVALEGDVCACQCYPLPVMLASQSDMTMSFEAHELARMGLGSDGASINETPASDHWIRFALNERGSCEGLGCRAHFADGSVAHGTFDANNIVHFERPNATPCQKVELAIDYEKPSRSLVHSLLSAMLE; encoded by the coding sequence ATGGCAATGAAACGTAGTTATCTGAAAGTAGGCGACAAGTCTTCAGCCGGGGGGACTGCCACTGAAGGCATTGCTCTCATGTCTCACCACGGAACGCAACTGACTTTCGTTGGCGCAACTGTCGAGTGCCCCGCATGCCTTTCCATGGGGAAAATCGTCCCGCGAGGTCCTCGGTGGGCAGGGAACCTAATGGGCAAGCAAGTCGCGCTGGAAGGTGATGTTTGTGCATGTCAGTGTTACCCGCTTCCTGTGATGCTCGCTTCCCAGTCAGACATGACGATGAGTTTTGAAGCGCATGAGTTGGCTCGCATGGGGCTCGGTTCAGACGGCGCATCGATAAACGAAACGCCGGCAAGTGACCATTGGATACGGTTTGCTCTGAATGAAAGAGGAAGCTGTGAGGGCTTAGGGTGTCGTGCTCATTTTGCTGATGGCTCGGTCGCGCATGGCACGTTCGACGCTAACAACATTGTTCATTTTGAGCGGCCGAACGCTACTCCCTGCCAGAAAGTCGAGCTTGCGATCGACTATGAAAAGCCCTCTCGATCGCTCGTCCACTCTCTGTTGTCTGCGATGTTGGAGTGA
- a CDS encoding molecular chaperone HscC, with protein sequence MPSIIGIDLGTTHSLAAVWRDNQAVLIPNALGETLTPSCVSIDDDGSILIGRPAHDRLHTHPERTAANFKRYMGTNRSVPLDTQTLRPEELSSLVLKALKADAEAFLGETVHDAVIAVPAYFSDAQRKATRIAGELAGLKVRRLVNEPTAASLAYGVHQRDSERKFLIFDLGGGTFDVSVLDFFEGVMEVRASTGDNFLGGEDFTEALVELFCQRNSLKLNTLSPVAAQRLHQQAERAKRQLTQHGADSVTLKLAIDNRDATLELDTAAAERACEHLLQRLRKPVERALRDSKIAVDALDEIILVGGASRMPMVRKLVSKMFGRLPAGHLNPDEVVALGAAVQAGLVTRDAGLEEMVLTDVAPYSLGIDTAIQLAQDQIVPGHFLPIIERNTIVPVSRMQRIFTVRDRQQRLSIKVFQGEARLTRDNVPLGEFALDVPLKPAGEAGADVRFTYDVNGVLEVEATAFPGGEKRAMVIEENPGVMTPEEIRERLAALSTLKIHPRDQLENRTLLTRADRVYEETLGDHRQYLAAHIARFQALIERQHADEIALARSDLSALLDRFDVHVTY encoded by the coding sequence ATGCCTTCGATCATCGGCATCGATCTTGGAACCACGCATAGTCTCGCGGCGGTCTGGCGCGACAATCAGGCTGTCCTCATCCCGAACGCATTGGGGGAGACGCTCACGCCTTCGTGCGTTTCGATCGACGACGACGGCTCGATCCTTATCGGCCGCCCCGCTCATGACCGTCTGCATACGCATCCCGAGCGTACCGCCGCGAACTTCAAGCGCTACATGGGCACGAACCGCAGCGTGCCGCTCGACACGCAAACCCTGCGTCCCGAGGAACTGTCCTCGCTGGTGCTGAAAGCGTTGAAGGCGGACGCCGAGGCCTTTCTCGGCGAAACGGTCCACGACGCGGTGATCGCCGTGCCCGCCTATTTCAGCGACGCGCAACGCAAAGCCACGCGCATTGCCGGCGAACTGGCCGGGCTCAAGGTCCGGCGGCTCGTCAACGAACCGACCGCGGCGTCGCTCGCGTATGGCGTGCATCAGCGCGATAGCGAACGCAAGTTCCTGATCTTCGATCTGGGCGGCGGCACGTTCGACGTGTCGGTGCTCGACTTCTTCGAAGGCGTGATGGAAGTGCGCGCCAGCACCGGAGACAATTTTCTGGGCGGCGAGGACTTCACCGAGGCGTTGGTCGAGCTGTTCTGCCAGCGCAATAGCCTGAAACTCAACACGCTCTCGCCGGTCGCCGCGCAACGTTTGCATCAGCAGGCTGAGCGCGCGAAACGGCAGCTCACGCAGCATGGCGCCGATAGCGTCACGCTCAAGCTCGCGATCGACAACCGCGACGCCACCCTCGAACTCGACACAGCCGCCGCCGAACGGGCCTGCGAGCACCTGTTGCAACGGCTGCGCAAGCCGGTGGAACGGGCGTTGCGCGATTCGAAGATCGCCGTCGACGCGCTCGACGAAATTATCCTGGTCGGCGGCGCGTCGCGCATGCCGATGGTCCGCAAGCTGGTCTCGAAGATGTTCGGCCGCCTGCCCGCCGGGCACCTGAATCCCGATGAAGTCGTGGCGCTCGGCGCTGCCGTGCAGGCTGGTCTCGTTACACGCGACGCCGGGCTCGAAGAAATGGTGCTGACCGATGTCGCGCCGTATAGCCTCGGCATCGATACCGCCATCCAGCTCGCGCAGGACCAGATCGTGCCGGGGCATTTCCTGCCGATCATCGAGCGCAATACGATCGTGCCGGTGAGCCGCATGCAGCGGATTTTCACGGTGCGCGACCGTCAGCAGAGGCTCAGCATCAAGGTGTTTCAAGGCGAAGCGCGTCTGACTCGCGACAACGTGCCGCTCGGCGAATTCGCGCTCGACGTGCCGCTGAAGCCGGCAGGCGAAGCGGGCGCGGATGTGCGCTTCACGTACGACGTGAACGGTGTGCTGGAAGTGGAAGCCACCGCGTTTCCCGGCGGCGAAAAGCGCGCGATGGTGATTGAAGAAAACCCCGGCGTGATGACGCCGGAAGAAATCCGCGAGCGGCTGGCCGCGCTGAGTACGTTGAAGATTCATCCGCGCGATCAACTCGAAAATCGCACGCTGCTGACGCGTGCCGACCGTGTCTATGAAGAAACGCTCGGGGACCATCGGCAGTATCTGGCCGCGCATATCGCGCGTTTTCAGGCGTTGATCGAACGGCAGCATGCCGATGAGATCGCCCTTGCGCGCAGCGACCTGAGCGCGCTGCTGGATCGCTTCGACGTGCATGTGACTTACTGA
- a CDS encoding MFS transporter, whose product MRTIDNTMGDRSSAGVSGPVTRGSIIARLERLPGNAMQVRARILIGLATFFDGFDVIAIAATLPILIAKWHLTPWEIGFLIGSGSVGQLIGAFVFPWYAERKGRVRAIALSSGIIGITSIACGFAPTFAAFLVLRVIQGLGLGGELPVAATYINEISRAHGRGRFVLLYEIVFPVGLLASNALGAWIVPRFGWQVMYFIGGMPLILFFVLRKLVPESPRWLAERERMADADAAVHAFERATKGALPPVTQSAEFEAMVNRHPKRRMSDLFGPAYLKRTLAVAMLWVTCGFIQYGLSTWLPTIYRTVYHAPLQLALNLAVAASVLGVVGSLTCALLVDKVGRKPIINLSFVACAISLLLAGVFHDSSVYVVATCCAFSLGFLACGFITAYVYTPELYPTSIRAMGCGVGGAWLKVAAIFAPAIVSKTMIGGNLQVAFYILAAVPFIAAIAVHFLGIETKGKVLEQLEA is encoded by the coding sequence ATGAGAACCATCGATAACACTATGGGGGACCGCAGCAGCGCCGGTGTCTCAGGCCCTGTAACCCGGGGCTCGATCATTGCGCGTCTGGAGCGTTTGCCCGGCAACGCGATGCAGGTGCGCGCGCGCATTCTGATCGGACTCGCGACGTTCTTCGACGGCTTCGACGTGATCGCCATCGCGGCCACGCTGCCGATTCTGATCGCGAAGTGGCATCTGACTCCGTGGGAGATCGGCTTTCTGATCGGCTCCGGTTCGGTCGGGCAACTGATCGGCGCCTTCGTGTTTCCGTGGTACGCGGAACGCAAAGGCCGCGTGAGGGCGATCGCGCTGAGTTCGGGGATTATCGGCATTACCAGCATTGCGTGCGGTTTTGCGCCGACCTTCGCGGCGTTTCTGGTGCTGCGCGTGATTCAGGGTTTGGGGCTCGGCGGCGAACTGCCGGTGGCCGCGACCTATATCAACGAGATCAGCCGTGCGCATGGTCGTGGTCGTTTCGTGCTGCTGTATGAAATCGTTTTTCCGGTGGGGTTGCTGGCGTCGAATGCGTTGGGCGCGTGGATCGTGCCGCGTTTCGGCTGGCAGGTCATGTACTTTATCGGCGGCATGCCGTTGATTCTGTTCTTCGTGTTGCGCAAGCTCGTGCCGGAATCGCCGCGCTGGCTCGCCGAACGTGAACGGATGGCCGATGCCGATGCCGCCGTGCATGCGTTCGAACGTGCCACGAAGGGGGCGTTGCCGCCGGTGACGCAATCGGCCGAATTCGAAGCGATGGTCAATCGCCATCCGAAGCGCCGTATGAGCGACCTGTTCGGTCCGGCGTATCTGAAGCGCACGCTCGCCGTGGCGATGCTGTGGGTGACCTGCGGCTTCATTCAGTACGGTCTCTCGACCTGGCTGCCGACGATCTATCGCACGGTCTATCACGCGCCGCTGCAACTGGCGCTGAACCTGGCGGTGGCGGCTTCGGTGCTGGGCGTGGTGGGGTCGCTGACCTGCGCGCTGCTGGTCGATAAGGTGGGACGTAAGCCGATTATCAATCTGTCGTTTGTGGCGTGCGCGATTTCGTTGCTGCTGGCAGGTGTGTTCCACGATTCGTCGGTGTACGTGGTGGCGACGTGCTGTGCGTTCTCGCTTGGGTTCCTGGCTTGCGGGTTTATCACGGCGTATGTGTACACGCCAGAGTTGTACCCGACCAGTATCCGTGCGATGGGTTGTGGCGTCGGCGGCGCGTGGCTGAAGGTCGCGGCGATTTTCGCGCCGGCTATCGTGTCGAAGACGATGATTGGCGGCAACTTGCAGGTGGCGTTTTATATTCTCGCGGCTGTGCCGTTCATTGCGGCGATCGCGGTGCATTTTCTTGGGATCGAGACGAAGGGTAAGGTGCTGGAGCAGTTGGAGGCTTGA
- the pdxR gene encoding MocR-like pyridoxine biosynthesis transcription factor PdxR: MDYGLLMSNVERTLGGRKLTQQDLLYESLRRAILDGAIRHGSRLLASRALAEQLGIARNSVLYAYERLTEEGFIAASRHGSIVSMVSGADSAASKAVGRLQSSGSGLSRRVTDLPRERTSPDDPTPFRPGVPALDEFPLAQWRASMERAWRAVPSDELGYGNNSGYPALRRSIADYVRVSRGVRCSAEQVFITAGTQASLDLCACMFADAGDSVWVEDPGYHGAKAAFQAAGLQLVPIPVDAAGMAPTSDDWQQTPPRLLYLTPSHQYPLGSVLSLERRWSIIDNAVARGAWIIEDDYDSELRHSGPPLPSIQGLVEHAPVIYLGTFSKTMFPALRMGFMVVPAHLVTQVDDTLSEIARQGRVAEQIALADFIDSGKYARHLRRMRRLYQQRRSALVAAIERHMGDLVTVSSDGGGMHLTVRLDAPLRDQDVSAATREHGLHIAALSAFCQHPERDAEHYNGFMLGYAGVKPQEADALVARLAAVVRGLL; this comes from the coding sequence TTGGACTACGGTCTGTTGATGTCGAACGTCGAACGAACGTTGGGCGGGCGCAAGCTCACGCAGCAGGACCTGCTTTACGAAAGCCTGCGCCGCGCGATTCTCGACGGCGCGATTCGCCACGGCAGCCGTCTGCTCGCGAGCCGTGCGCTGGCCGAGCAATTGGGCATTGCGCGTAACTCGGTGTTGTACGCGTACGAGCGGCTGACCGAAGAAGGCTTTATCGCCGCGAGCCGGCACGGTTCGATCGTCAGCATGGTGAGTGGCGCGGATAGTGCCGCTTCCAAGGCAGTAGGACGGCTGCAGTCGTCCGGCAGTGGGCTATCGCGGCGCGTCACGGATCTGCCGCGCGAACGCACCAGTCCCGACGACCCCACACCGTTCCGCCCAGGCGTGCCCGCGCTCGACGAATTCCCGCTCGCGCAATGGCGAGCGTCGATGGAGCGCGCATGGCGTGCGGTCCCGTCCGACGAACTGGGGTACGGCAACAACTCGGGCTATCCCGCGCTGCGCCGTTCGATTGCCGACTATGTGCGCGTGTCGCGCGGCGTGCGCTGTTCCGCGGAGCAGGTGTTCATCACCGCGGGCACGCAGGCGAGTCTCGATCTCTGCGCCTGCATGTTCGCCGATGCCGGCGACAGCGTGTGGGTCGAAGACCCCGGCTACCACGGCGCGAAGGCCGCGTTTCAGGCTGCGGGTTTGCAGCTGGTGCCGATTCCCGTCGACGCCGCCGGCATGGCGCCGACCTCCGACGATTGGCAACAGACGCCGCCGCGCTTGCTGTATCTCACGCCGTCGCATCAATATCCGCTCGGCAGCGTGCTGAGCCTGGAGCGGCGCTGGTCGATCATCGATAACGCGGTGGCACGCGGCGCGTGGATCATCGAAGACGACTACGACAGTGAGCTGCGTCACAGCGGGCCGCCGCTACCGTCGATTCAAGGGCTCGTCGAGCACGCGCCGGTGATCTACCTCGGCACCTTCAGCAAGACGATGTTTCCGGCGCTGCGTATGGGCTTCATGGTCGTGCCCGCGCATCTCGTGACGCAGGTCGACGACACGCTCAGCGAGATCGCGCGGCAAGGGCGCGTGGCTGAACAGATTGCGTTGGCCGACTTTATCGATAGCGGGAAATATGCGCGGCATTTGCGGCGCATGCGGCGTCTTTATCAGCAACGCCGCAGCGCGCTGGTAGCGGCGATCGAGCGGCACATGGGCGATCTGGTGACGGTGTCCTCCGACGGCGGCGGCATGCATCTGACGGTGCGGCTCGACGCGCCGCTGCGCGATCAGGACGTGAGCGCCGCGACGCGCGAGCACGGTTTGCATATCGCTGCGTTGAGCGCGTTTTGCCAGCATCCGGAGCGGGACGCTGAGCATTACAACGGCTTCATGCTCGGCTACGCGGGCGTAAAACCGCAGGAGGCGGATGCGCTGGTGGCGCGGCTCGCTGCGGTGGTGCGTGGATTGTTGTGA
- a CDS encoding GNAT family N-acetyltransferase produces MSDPIQIRPAAPADFDAWLPLWDAYNAFYGRSGETALPREITRITWARFFDAYEPMHAMVAERNGQLLGIVHFLYHRHTTMAAPICYLQDLYTLDTERGKGVGRALIEGVYARARADGLERVYWQTHETNQTAMKLYDQVADHSGFVVYRKAL; encoded by the coding sequence ATGTCCGACCCGATCCAGATCCGCCCCGCCGCGCCCGCCGACTTCGACGCCTGGCTGCCGCTATGGGACGCCTACAACGCGTTCTACGGCCGCTCGGGCGAAACGGCCCTGCCGCGCGAGATCACGCGCATCACCTGGGCGCGTTTCTTCGATGCCTACGAGCCGATGCATGCCATGGTCGCCGAACGCAACGGCCAACTGCTCGGCATTGTGCATTTCCTGTATCACCGCCATACGACGATGGCCGCGCCCATCTGCTATCTGCAAGACCTCTACACGCTCGACACCGAGCGCGGCAAGGGCGTGGGCCGCGCGCTGATCGAAGGGGTGTACGCGCGAGCCAGGGCGGATGGTCTGGAGCGCGTCTACTGGCAGACCCACGAAACGAATCAGACCGCGATGAAACTCTACGATCAGGTTGCGGATCACTCAGGCTTCGTGGTGTATCGCAAGGCGTTATAA
- a CDS encoding NAD(P)/FAD-dependent oxidoreductase produces MTDAAVAKAQAAHEGLEAPRTIVVIGGGQAAGWVVKTLRKEGFDGRLVMIADEVHLPYERPPLSKAVLAGEADIDTVRLVKPDDFDALNVEAWQPDCASSIDREQRMVRTQSGREVQYDRLVIATGGAARRLPDALVKTSHIAYLRTLDEAVALGERLRASQRVLVVGGGWIGLEVAATARKLGVEASVVEGAPRLCARSLPPMVSGFLLDLHRANGVDVRLNASLVKLEDHPNDANRIRATFADGSMLDADFAVAGIGLTPHTALAEAAGVKVEDGIVVDHFGATDDPRIFACGDVANHPSAWLKRRVRLESWANAQNQAISTAKALLGHFEPYADIPWFWSDQYDVNLQILGDIPADAQLAVRGDLPGKRATLFHLEDGAIRGVISINTPRELKLSRKWMNQGRTIDLATLTDASTALA; encoded by the coding sequence ATGACTGACGCTGCTGTTGCCAAGGCGCAAGCCGCGCACGAAGGACTCGAAGCGCCGCGCACGATCGTTGTGATCGGCGGCGGACAGGCGGCCGGCTGGGTCGTCAAGACGCTGCGCAAGGAAGGCTTCGACGGCCGTCTCGTGATGATCGCCGACGAAGTGCATTTGCCGTACGAACGACCGCCGCTGTCGAAAGCAGTGCTGGCCGGCGAAGCGGATATCGACACCGTGCGTCTCGTGAAACCCGACGACTTCGACGCGCTGAACGTGGAAGCGTGGCAGCCGGATTGCGCGAGCTCGATCGATCGCGAACAGCGCATGGTGCGTACGCAATCGGGCCGCGAAGTGCAGTACGACCGTCTGGTGATCGCCACGGGCGGCGCGGCGCGCCGTTTGCCGGACGCGCTCGTCAAGACCTCGCACATTGCCTATCTGCGCACGCTCGACGAAGCCGTCGCGCTCGGTGAGCGACTGCGCGCGAGTCAACGTGTGCTGGTGGTGGGCGGCGGCTGGATCGGCCTCGAAGTCGCGGCCACCGCGCGCAAGCTCGGCGTGGAAGCGTCGGTGGTCGAAGGCGCGCCGCGTCTGTGTGCGCGCTCGTTGCCGCCGATGGTCTCCGGTTTCCTGCTCGACCTGCATCGCGCGAATGGTGTGGACGTGCGCCTGAATGCGTCGCTCGTGAAGCTCGAAGATCATCCGAACGACGCTAACCGGATTCGCGCGACGTTCGCGGACGGTTCGATGCTGGACGCCGATTTCGCCGTCGCCGGCATCGGTCTTACGCCGCATACGGCGCTGGCCGAAGCAGCGGGCGTGAAGGTGGAAGACGGCATCGTGGTCGATCATTTCGGCGCGACCGACGACCCGCGCATTTTCGCGTGCGGCGACGTGGCCAATCATCCGAGCGCGTGGCTGAAGCGCCGCGTGCGGCTCGAATCGTGGGCCAACGCGCAGAACCAGGCGATCTCCACGGCGAAAGCGCTGCTCGGCCACTTCGAACCGTACGCGGATATTCCGTGGTTCTGGTCCGATCAGTACGACGTCAATCTGCAAATTCTCGGCGACATTCCGGCCGACGCGCAACTCGCCGTACGCGGCGATTTGCCGGGCAAACGCGCCACGCTGTTTCATCTGGAAGACGGCGCGATTCGCGGCGTGATCTCCATCAACACGCCGCGCGAATTGAAACTGTCGCGCAAATGGATGAACCAAGGCCGGACGATCGACCTTGCCACCCTGACCGACGCCTCGACGGCGCTTGCCTAA